The Peromyscus maniculatus bairdii isolate BWxNUB_F1_BW_parent chromosome 6, HU_Pman_BW_mat_3.1, whole genome shotgun sequence genome has a segment encoding these proteins:
- the S100a6 gene encoding protein S100-A6 translates to MACPLDQAIGLLVAIFHKYSGKEGDKHTLSKKELKELIQKELTIGSKLQDAEIARLMDDLDRNKDQEVNFQEYVAFLGALALLYNEALK, encoded by the exons ATGGCATGCCCCCTGGATCAGGCCATCGGCCTTCTCGTAGCCATCTTCCACAAGTACTCTGGCAAGGAGGGTGACAAGCACACCTTGAGCAAGAAGGAGCTGAAGGAGCTGATCCAGAAGGAGCTCACCATCGGCTCT AAGCTGCAGGATGCTGAGATTGCAAGGCTGATGGACGACCTGGACCGCAACAAGGATCAGGAAGTAAACTTCCAGGAGTATGTCGCCTTCCTGGGGGCTTTGGCTTTGCTCTATAATGAAGCTCTCAAGTAA